Genomic window (Penaeus vannamei isolate JL-2024 chromosome 22, ASM4276789v1, whole genome shotgun sequence):
AAGACACCTGAGAGTCAAATCCCTGAATGCCAACGGCGGCTCCGTGAGTGCCATCGGAGGATCCTTGGAAGCCAACGGCGGCTCCGTGAGCGCCAGCAGAGGATCCTTGGATGCCCACGGCGCCTCCGTGAGTGCCAGCGGAGGATCCCTGGAAGCCTACGGCGGCTCCATGAGTGCCATCGGAGGATCCTTGGATGCCCACGGCGGCTCCGTGAGTGCCAGTGGAGGACCCCCCCTGAACACCAAGGGCTGCCCCGTGGGTGCTACCGGAGTCTCCCTGAATGCCAACAGCAACTCCATGAGAGCCAGTAGAGGATCCCTGGATACCCACTGCGCCTCCTTCGCTGCCAGATGCGAAGCCCTGAGCCCCGGCGGCGCCAAGACCGCCAGACCCGAAGGCAGCAGAGGCGGCTTGACCATCAGCAGAGGCACCGGCAAGAGCGCCAGCTGAGGAGCCAGCAAGAGCGCCAGCAGACGACCCTATGGTTCCAGCAGAGTGAGAGCCAACTCCGCCGTGAGAGCCATGGGAGGCGCCACCAGTGAGAGATCTGAAATGCACCAACGTCTTGTCTAGTTTCGTCTCCATATTCGTTAAAAATTAACTCGAAAATATTTAGCCCTAATATAGATGATGAACTTGGGTTTTATATACAATACGGGATTGGTAACAAGACATTATTCTGTTTCCATGAAGACAACCAATGACATTTAATACTTCGCTCCATGAGAAAGCGTTCTTACCCGGAGAAGGAATTCGACGAAGAGCTGTCTGACGAGGAAGAAGCCGAGTTGGAGGAGGACGAGTCAAAGTTTACCCCTGAGGCCACGGACGAGAAGCTGGTTGAGGACGACTCCTGGttagaggaagaggcggagttgGACGAGGACGAGCTGGACTGGAAGGTGAAGGTCTGTCCCGGCGCGACGTGGGGCAGCTTGTTCTGGAGATCCTGGTAGGCGGGGGCGGCGGAGCACATCCCGGCCAGAGCGAGCATCACGATTCCCACACGCACTGTAGGAAAGAAATAGAGGCTGTCaactacactcaaacacacacatttccctCTGCCAGCGTAGGAATAGATCGCAGTGGCAAActtaattgaaaataaaaataggttTAAAGTCTACGTAGGAGATAGTGACCATAGAAAGATATACAATGATTGTGAATTATCTGGGAATTATTTGTTCTTGTCGTTTTAACAACATGTCTTGTTTGAATATTTATGGTagaagataatagtaattttagATCACTTCAATTTCCTGTAACAACTTGTTATCCGCAACATCCTTAACAGCCAATGCAAGTCCAACAACAGCTTATATTTTATGTTCCAAAcgctctttctgtttatctacagCACTTACTTTTGAATGTCCTCGTTTGCTCCTGAAAGCTGACTATGTAGAGCAGAAGCGAAAGGCAGACTGATCCTCTCCACTCACGCTGACCTTTATATACGTCAGATTGCCGAAGACGCGGCTGATACTCGGGCTTTCCAGGGATTCTTCTCTGAACATTACATACTCTGGTTTTCAGAAGTTCATAGGCAAGTTTTTACATTGCGCATGCGTTCGCCGGGCCGCCCGCGCGAACCAACTCTGGCTGCagttttattcctattattttatctccatttcattgcatttttttctatcaatgaaaaaatagataaataaaaatgggtaaaaaaaaaaaaataagcgtcTATGCATGCATCATGTGAACAGCTTCAATACAAACCGTTTATTTAttccaaaaataaatgaatgccatttacacacacatacaaaaaaaaaaaaaaaaaaaaaaaaaatcacacagaccAGGTGCATTCTATAAACTAACTTACGCACTGCAGGGAAAAAGGATCTCGATGCAAAGTATACAATGATCGCCTTATTTCTCAACTACAAGTGTATTTATAAAAACATGCCCTTAGTATGTCTTTACACTGTATTACTCATTTGACTTGCGAATTACAATATACACCAGGAGTTTCTAATAAAAGGTAGATTATTCATGAAAAAGATTATTACAATGCTGGAAGCAGAACaggatatttttttcctcttttgaaaGTATTCGCAATCCTACGCCTTGGCAACATGCAGTGTCAAGAACAGGATACTTGTGAACCACATGACTGAACAAGAAGTACATTTTCAattttcatacatgcatgcattcatacattcattcatgcttccatatatacatatatacatccttacatacatgcatacatatatacacatatacatacatacgtatatatacacacccacccacagatatatatatatatatatatatatatatatatatatatatatacatatctatatatctatatctatctatctatctatctatctatctatctatctatctatatatgtatatgtttatatgtatatatgtatgtatatatacatatatgtatatacatatatatacatatatacatatatatacacacacacacacacacacacacacacacacacacacacacacacacacacacacacacacatatatatatatatatatatatatatatatatatatatatatatatatatatatatatatatatatatatatatatatatacacacacacacacacacacacacacacacacacacacacacacacacacacacatatatatatatatatatatatatatatatatatatatatatatatatatatatatatatatatatacatatatatgtatgtatgtatgtatatgtacatatataaatgcatacatacatatatatgcatattcatgtatatatatgtatatgtatatatgttatatatatatatatatatatatatatatatatatatatatatatatatatatatatatatatatatatatagatagatacatagatacatagatagatagatagatagatagatagatatgtgtgtgtgtgtgtgtatatatgtatatatatgtgtatgtgtaatgataacaataatgatgataatgttttagAGTTTGCTGTTACAGGTTCTTGTGTCATTAGTCAGATTGTGGATGCCTGTTCATTGTGCTTCCAAACTACCCTCTGTGTGCGTATTATAGTCGGGGTTACCGTCCACTGTTGGTGTGCGGGAATCGAACGCGTCAGCAAGACTAGAACGTTACCCCGTCACTGCATACCACACATATtaacgcatctatctatctatctatttatatatgtatatatatacatatatgtatgtatatatacatatttgtatgtacatatacatatgcatttatatatatatatatatatatatatatatacatatgtatatatatatacatatacatatgcatatacatatacatatacatatacatatacatatacatatacatatacatatgaatacatatatatatatatacatatatatatatatatatatatatatatatacgaatatacatatgtatatatatttacatatacatatctatatatctatatgtattcatatatatctatatatatacctgtgtgtatgtatatgtatgtgtatatatatatatatatatatatatatatatatatatatatatatatatatatatatatatatgtgtatatatatatgtatatatatacatatatatatatatatatatatatatatatatatatatatgtgtgtgtgtgtgtgtgtgtgtgtgtgtgtgtgtgtgtgtgtgtgtgtgtgtatgtatatatatatatatattcatatctatatgtatatatatacatatatatatgtatatgtgtatatatgcacacatatacacataatatatatatatatatatatatatatatatatacatatatatatatatatatatatatatatatatatatatatatatatatatatatatatatatatatatatatatatatatgtatatatatatatatatatatatatatatatatatatatatatatatatatatatacgtatatgcataaatgtgtgtataaatataaatatctatctatctatctatctatctatctatctatctgtctatatatatatatatatatatatattcatatctatatgtatatatatacatatgtgtacatatatgtatgtataaacagatatataaaatatatgtgcatatatatatatatatatatatatatatatatatatatatatatatatatacacacacacacacacacacacacacacacgcacacacacacacacacacacacacacacacacacacacacacacacacacacacacacacacacacgcacacgcacacacacacacatacacacacacacacacacacacacacacacacacacacacgcacacacacacacacacacacaaacacacacacacacacatatatatatatatatatatatatatatatatatatatatatatatatatacacacagagataaaaatatatatatatatatatatatatatatatatatatatatatatatatatatatatatagacataaatatatgtatatatatgcatatatatgtgtatatatatgtatgtataaacagatatatatatatatatatatatatatatatatatatatatatatatatgcatatatgtttatatgaatatgtatgcatatatatatatatatatatatatatatatatgtatataaatacatacatatatatacacaaacacataatatatatatatatatatatatatatatatatatatatatatatatatatatatatatatatatatatatatatatgtatatgtatatacatacatacataaatatatatatatatatatatatatatatatatatatatatatatatatatatatatatatgtgtgtgtgtgtgtgtgtgtgtgtgtgtgtgtgtgtgtgtgtgtgtgtgtgtgtgtgtgtgtgtgtgtgtgtgtgtgtgtgtgtgtgtgtgtgtgtgtgtgtgtgtgcatctatatatgtatgtatatatacatgtagaaatataaatctgtatatatatatatatatatatatatatatatatatatatatatataaatatatatatatatatatatatatatatatatatatatatatatatatatatatatatatatatatatatatatatatatatacatattactatatatatacataaatgtggatatatgtgtgtgtgtgtgtgtgtatatatatatatatatatatatatatatatatatatatatatatatatatatatatatatatatatacatatagacagatagatagatagatatgtatgtatatacttacacatacgcatatatacacatacatgtatacatatccggGTTCAtttgcatccatacatacatatacattgatgtatatcAGTAAGCAAAAATACAAAGTCCACGCGAGGGAGAGACTCagagcctccctccctctgcgaCCTTTCGGCGACGCTCCCTGGATGGGACAGTTGCCAGCCGCGTGCTTCCCGAGGAGCTCACTATTGCAAGAGCTGCCCTACCGCTCCGTTTTTATTGCATTTGTCTTCATGTTGCTGGCGCTTACTAGGATAGGCGTTTTGGTGTTGAAAGCTCCTGTTCAGAAGGGGTGGAATGAtaaaagttattttttattattcatttgttccCACGGAAAGTGTATGGGAGACGCTCACAGTTAGAATAGAATGACAACAAACGTTTCGAACTTGccaagagttcctcatcagaaaTAGTAAAACcggatatgcattttttttactacgtctgtgtctatgtatgtgtgtattcttgtaggttacagatatacatacatacatacagagacacaatAGGAACGGAATAAAAACGTAACAAATTGCTTATCGGATGTAGCAAAAAACAAAAtggatatatttctaaatatactaCGTCTGATAAGGAACTCATAAATGTTCGAAACGTCATTTTGTCATTCTATTCCTATTGTGGGCGTCCTCCATTCATTTTACTTCAGAGCAAGTGAAAACACGCCTAacctgtatatatgtgagtgtttgtttgtcagtgtgtatatgtgtgcgtgtgtgtgtgtttgtgtgtgcagta
Coding sequences:
- the LOC113825430 gene encoding uncharacterized protein yields the protein MRVGIVMLALAGMCSAAPAYQDLQNKLPHVAPGQTFTFQSSSSSSNSASSSNQESSSTSFSSVASGVNFDSSSSNSASSSSDSSSSNSFSGSLTGGASHGSHGGVGSHSAGTIGSSAGALAGSSAGALAGASADGQAASAAFGSGGLGAAGAQGFASGSEGGAVGIQGSSTGSHGVAVGIQGDSGSTHGAALGVQGGSSTGTHGAAVGIQGSSDGTHGAAVGFQGSSAGTHGGAVGIQGSSAGAHGAAVGFQGSSDGTHGAAVGIQGFDSQVSSGGFGSQDSTAVLGAVGVDGAGAQGVAGAFGSGSGDGAAHGSSEVFGNSGREATDVISQSYGLPH